One window of Nicotiana tomentosiformis chromosome 11, ASM39032v3, whole genome shotgun sequence genomic DNA carries:
- the LOC104104751 gene encoding agmatine hydroxycinnamoyltransferase 1-like, producing the protein MKMRIESSRIVKPIYEDISPTKSHIPLSVFDKVTYDAHIAIIYAYRSPTPPNPAIELGLQKALAIYPEFAGRLDKDEHGNPVTILLNDEGVRFVEASANSTLDQVMPYKPSPSLLKLHPSLNDVKELVQVQLTRFTCGSLVVGFTSNHMIADGQSTSNFLVAWGQACRGLRVNPLPLHDRTIFTPRNPSLIEYEHKGVEFTSKLVKKERLLNQAHHISEDIVVHKVHFTIEFLAKLKAKASSMNGNNKPYSTFESLIAHLWRAITKARGRSAFETTQIRIAVNGRARLNPRIPNEFFGNLVLWAFPTAKVKDLLREPLPHATKLIHDAVTKVNNNYFRSFIDFANTKVKEQDLIPTADMNDHILGPNLEVDSWLRFPFYDLDFGTGCPNIFMPSYFPVEGGMFFLPSFVGDGSIDVFIPLFQDNLPTFKKICYSLD; encoded by the coding sequence aTGAAGATGAGAATAGAGAGTTCAAGAATCGTTAAACCTATTTATGAAGACATCTCTCCAACAAAAAGTCACATTCCCCTTAGTGTCTTTGATAAGGTTACATATGATGCTCATATTGCTATCATATATGCCTATCGCTCTCCCACCCCACCAAATCCTGCTATTGAATTAGGTCTTCAAAAAGCCTTAGCTATTTATCCTGAATTTGCTGGGAGATTAGACAAAGACGAACATGGAAATCCAGTAACTATTCTTCTCAATGATGAAGGTGTTAGATTCGTCGAGGCATCGGCTAATAGCACCCTTGATCAAGTAATGCCTTACAAACCTTCACCATCTTTGCTCAAGTTACACCCTAGCTTGAATGATGTGAAAGAATTGGTGCAAGTTCAATTAACTAGGTTCACTTGTGGCTCTTTGGTTGTTGGCTTTACTTCCAATCATATGATAGCGGATGGCCAATCCACTAGCAACTTCTTGGTTGCATGGGGTCAAGCTTGTCGAGGCCTCAGAGTCAATCCACTTCCTTTACATGATCGTACAATTTTCACTCCTCGAAACCCTTCTCTCATCGAATACGAGCATAAGGGAGTGGAGTTCACGTCTAAGTTAGTGAAAAAGGAGCGTTTGCTCAATCAGGCTCATCATATATCGGAAGATATAGTTGTACACAAAGTTCATTTTACTATTGAGTTTCTTGCGAAGCTTAAAGCTAAGGCTTCTTCTATGAATGGAAATAACAAGCCTTATAGCACATTCGAAAGTCTCATTGCACATCTATGGAGGGCCATAACCAAAGCTCGTGGCCGAAGTGCATTTGAGACCACACAAATCAGAATCGCAGTCAATGGTAGAGCGAGGTTGAATCCAAGAATACCTAATGAGTTTTTTGGAAACTTAGTCCTTTGGGCATTTCCAACTGCAAAAGTAAAGGACCTTTTGCGTGAGCCTCTTCCACATGCAACAAAGCTCATACATGACGCTGTTACAAAGGTAAACAACAACTATTTCAGATCATTCATTGACTTTGCCAATACCAAAGTGAAGGAACAAGATCTCATTCCAACAGCAGATATGAATGATCATATACTTGGCCCTAATCTTGAAGTGGACAGTTGGTTAAGATTTCCATTCTATGACTTAGATTTTGGAACTGGTTGTCCTAACATTTTCATGCCTTCTTATTTCCCAGTAGAAGGTGGGATGTTTTTTCTACCATCTTTCGTTGGAGATGGAAGTATTGATGTCTTCATTCCTCTATTTCAGGATAACTTGCCTACCTTCAAGAAAATCTGCTATTCCTTAGATTAG